The proteins below come from a single Pleuronectes platessa chromosome 3, fPlePla1.1, whole genome shotgun sequence genomic window:
- the LOC128433759 gene encoding sialidase-3: MKTAKLKEDDSNEIQWSEQKEVTNALLSGHRTMNPCPVFEKKSNKLFLFFICVENFYSEMWQIRHCSNKARLCYITTADDGENWSELKDLTPDLHEIGDWATFAVGPGHGLQTKSGRLIVPVYAYKKKLGCCCCCKDCPPSYALDLYTDDPDKGWKFGNMLETESGECQMAEILDDKDNSVIYCNARSKSGHRVEAVSLNEGGNFSILTGKLVDTKNTGCQGSVVSFPAQSEDGGTKGEHNSNNKWLLFSHTTNVKKRVNLGVYLNKSPQDPDKWSKPLIINKGTSGYSDLACVGDGRFVCLMEHGEGKAISSVMFNYSQVKKGIKK; this comes from the exons ATGAAAACAGCAAAGCTGAAGGAGGATGACTCTAATGAGATTCAG TGGTCGGAGCAAAAAGAAGTGACAAATGCACTTCTTTCTGGACACCGTACCATGAACCCCTGCCCAGTGTTTGAGAAGAAGAGCAACAAACTGTTCctgtttttcatctgtgttgaaaatTTTTACTCAGAAATGTGGCAGATACGTCATTGCTCCAACAAGGCTCGGCTGTGCTACATCACTACCGCTGATGATGGTGAAAACTGGAGCGAGCTGAAAGATTTGACTCCAGATCTGCACGAAATCGGTGACTGGGCCACATTTGCTGTCGGGCCGGGCCATGGTCTTCAAACAAAGAGCGGCAGGTTGATTGTTCCTGTCTACGCTTATAAAAAAAAGCTaggctgctgttgctgttgcaaAGATTGCCCCCCTTCATATGCTCTCGACCTGTACACTGATGATCCAGACAAAGGGTGGAAGTTTGGCAACATGCTTGAAACCGAATCAGGTGAATGTCAAATGGCAGAGATCTTAGATGACAAAGACAACAGCGTTATCTACTGCAACGCCCGTAGCAAGAGTGGCCATCGAGTGGAAGCTGTTAGTCTGAACGAGGGTGGCAATTTCTCCATCCTGACCGGGAAGCTTGTTGATACAAAGAACACAGGTTGTCAGGGTAGTGTGGTCTCCTTTCCAGCTCAAAGTGAAGATGGAGGTACGAAGGgtgaacacaacagcaacaacaaatggCTTCTCTTCTCCCACACAACCAATGTGAAAAAAAGGGTTAATTTAGGAGTGTATCTGAACAAATCCCCACAGGATCCAGACAAATGGAGCAAACCCTTGATCATTAACAAAGGAACCAGTGGTTACTCAGACCTGGCTTGTGTTGGTGATGGTCGGTTTGTGTGTCTAATGGAGCATGGGGAGGGAAAAGCAATATCTTCTGTGATGTTTAACTACAGCCAGGTCAAGAAAGGCATTAAGAAGTGA
- the LOC128433743 gene encoding sialidase-3 has translation MVNIILKDNKPQKQPVFDSQEEGCVYRIPALCYNSCSQTLFAFAEKRTSLSDDDAEMLVMKTGKLKEDDSNEIQWSEQKEVKNALLSGHRTMNPCPVYEKKSNKLFLFFICVKNGCSEQSQITDCSNKAHLCYITTADDGENWSELKDLTPDLHEIDDWATFAVGPGHGLQTQKDRLIVPVYAYKIKKRKKRGSCCCRKVCAPISYALALYTDDPDKGWKFGNMLETESGECQMAEFLDDKGNWVVYCNARSKSGHRVEAVSLNEGDDFSILTGKLVDTKNTGCQGSVVSFPAQSEVGSTKTWLLFSHTTDVKKRVDLGVYLNKSPQDPDKWSEPWKINIGISGYSDLAYIGNGRFVCLMECGKEKTKEDETNKIKDPISDHIISSVMFSYDQVEQGIRQ, from the exons ATggtaaatataattttaaaggACAACAAACCTCAGAAGCAGCCTGTCTTTGACTCTCAGGAGGAGGGATGTGTGTACAGGATTCCTGCTCTTTGCTACAACAGCTGCAGTCAAACTCTATTCGCCTTTGCAGAGAAGCGGACGAGTTtgagtgatgatgatgctgaaaTGCTGGTGATGAAAACAGGAAAGCTGAAGGAGGATGACTCTAATGAGATTCAG TGGTCGGAGCAAAAAGAAGTGAAAAATGCACTTCTTTCTGGACACCGTACCATGAACCCCTGCCCAGTGTATGAGAAGAAGAGCAACAAACTGTTCctgtttttcatctgtgttaAAAATGGTTGCTCAGAACAGTCGCAGATAACTGATTGCTCCAACAAGGCTCATCTCTGCTACATCACTACCGCCGATGATGGTGAAAACTGGAGCGAGCTGAAAGATTTGACTCCAGATCTGCACGAAATTGATGACTGGGCCACATTTGCTGTCGGGCCGGGCCATGGTCTTCAAACACAGAAGGACAGGTTGATTGTTCCTGTCTacgcatataaaataaaaaagagaaaaaaacgagGCTCCTGTTGCTGTCGGAAAGTTTGTGCCCCTATTTCATATGCTCTCGCCCTGTACACTGATGATCCAGACAAAGGGTGGAAGTTTGGCAACATGCTTGAAACTGAATCAGGTGAATGTCAAATGGCAGAGTTCTTAGATGACAAAGGCAACTGGGTTGTCTACTGCAACGCCCGTAGCAAGAGTGGCCATCGAGTGGAAGCTGTTAGTCTGAACGAGGGTGACGATTTCTCCATCCTGACCGGGAAGCTTGTTGATACAAAGAACACAGGTTGTCAGGGTAGTGTGGTCTCCTTTCCAGCTCAAAGTGAAGTTGGAAGTACGAAAACCTGGCTTCTCTTCTCCCACACAACCGATGTGAAAAAAAGGGTTGATTTAGGAGTGTATCTGAACAAATCCCCACAGGATCCAGACAAGTGGAGCGAACCCTGGAAGATTAACATTGGAATCAGTGGTTACTCAGATCTGGCTTATATTGGTAATGGAAGGTTTGTGTGTCTAATGGAGTGTgggaaggaaaaaacaaaggAGGATGAgaccaacaaaataaaagacccGATATCTGATCATATAATATCTTCTGTGATGTTTAGCTACGACCAGGTCGAGCAAGGCATTAGACAGTGA